GCCCATGTGATCGCCTCGCGCCGACCCTCTTCGGTCCGCTCATAGGCGCGGGTCTGCACGATCGAGGAGTGCAGATAGAGATTATGCGGCATGACGGTGGCACCGATGATGCCGATCGCGATGTAGAGCATCTCGGGATTGGTGAAGATCTCCGTCCGCGGCGCAAACCCGCGGATCACCTCCGCTACCGGCGGCGCCGCGGCGGCGATCTGGATCGCGAAGCAGACCGCGATCACGACAAGCAACGCGATGACGAAGGCTTCCAGGAAGCGGAAGCCGCGGTTCATCAGGAGCAGCAGCAGGAAAGCGTCGAGCGCGGCGATCAGCGCGCCGCCGATCAGGGGAATGCCGAACAGCAGCTTGAGCGCGATCGCCGTGCCGATGACCTCGGCAAGATCGCAGGCGATGATCGCCGCCTCGCAGGCGAGCCACAGCAGCCAGTTCACCGCCGGCGAATAGGTCGCGCGGCAGGCCTGCGCGAGGTCGCGATCGGTGACGATGCCAAGCCTTGCTGCGAGCGACTGGAGCAAGATCGCCATCAGGTTCGAAAGCAGGATGACCGAGAGCAGCGTGTAGCCAAACTTCGACCCACCGGCGAGGTCGGTCGCCCAGTTGCCGGGATCCATGTAACCGACCGAAACGAGATAGCCGGGGCCGACAAAGGCGAGCAGCCGGCGCCACCACGCCGCGGCGGCGGGGATCGCGACCGTGCCGTTGACCTCGGCCAGGCTCTTGGTGATCGGCGCGTCAGTGCGCCAGCCGGCTGCGTCGGGGGTCAGATCGGGTGATCGGGCATCCATGGGCTGAAAGAATACCGAAATCGGCCCTTATTGCAACTCATTTGCAACTGCATCTAGCCGCGTCGGTTCCCCGAAGGCCAGCGGACCAATCTTGTCAGGAAGCGGGTGGGTTTGGCGGTCCTCCAGGGCGAATACTGGCCTTCAGATCGACTTCCAGGGAATGACAGATGTCAACGACCCCTCGCCTTCCGGACACGTTCAACCGCCTCGCCTGGTCAAATCTCGCGGCGCAATCGGCGGAACAGATCGCGCTGGCCGCTGCCCCCATCGTCGCGGTGCTGACGCTGGGCGTCGCCGAAGGCGAGACCGGCCTGCTCCAGACCGCCCTCACCCTGCCATTCGTGCTGTTCGCGATTCCGGCCGGACTGCTCGCAGACCGCATCTCGCGGCGCGCGCTGATGGCCGGCGCCGAGGCACTGCGGGCCGCGGCGCTTGCCGCCATCGTGCTCCTGATTGCACTCGGTGCGCTCAACCTGTCGCTGCTCGCCGCGCTGGGCTTTGCGGCGGTCTGCGGCACGGTCGTCTACAGCGTGGCGGCGCCGGCGCTGGTACCCTCGCTGGTGCAGGCGGACGCCTTGTCTGCGGCTAACGCGCGGATCGAGCTCGCGCGCACCATCGCCTTTGCCTCGGGCCCTGCGCTCGGCGGCGCGCTGGTCGGCTGGTGTGGGGCGAGCCCCGCCTTCGGCTTCGCCGCCACGCTTTCGGCGATCGCCGTCGTGCTGCTCGCCGGCCTCTACGAGCCCGCGCGCGCACCTGTGCCGCGACGGCACCCGCTCCAGGAGATCCGCGAGGGCGCTACCTTCGTGTTCCATCACCCGCTGCTGCGGCCGGTCTTCGTCACCCAGTTCATCTTCAACACGGGCTGGTTCCTCCAGCTTGCGGTGTTCGTGCCCTATGCGGTGCGCCATCTCGGCATGTCCGCGACCGGCGTCGGCGTGGTGCTCGCGATGTATGGCGTCGGCATGGTGATCGGCGCGCTGGTCGCGACGCGGGTGATGCAGCGTCTGGCCTTCGGCACGGTGGTCGGACTTGGACCGGTGACCGGGTTCGTTGCTGCCGTCGTGATGGCGCTGACGGTGCCGGTGCCCGCGGCGTGGCTCGCGGGCCTGAGCTTCTTCCTGCTCGGCGTCGGCCCGATCCTCTGGGTGATCTCGACCACGACGCTGCGCCAATCGGTGACGCCACCGCGCCTGCTCGGCCGCGTCTCCGCCATCAACATCATGAGCTACGGCGCACGCCCGCTCGGCTCGGCGCTGGGCGCGATCGTCGGCGGGCTTTACAGCGCAGAGGCGTGTCTCTATCTCGCAGCCGCGATCTTCGCGGTGCAGGTGCTGGTGATCTGGCTCTCGCCGTCGGTAGCACTCGACCGGCAGCCGGAGATGGTCAACGACGCCGCACCGGTGCGCTGCTAACCCGCCAGGTACCGCTCGTAGCTGCCCGTCACCGGCTCGCTCGTGTCGATGTCCGGATCGAGCGTATAGAGGTCCTGCGCACGGCCGATGCCACGCAGCGCGTAGCGGCCGGTCGAGACGAGATAGCGGCGGCCGGCCGCATCGAGCCCCGCGTAAAACTCCGCCGATGCGAGCAGCTCGCGATCGACCGAGCGGCTCATCGAGGCGATGCGGCTGACCTCGTTGACCGTGGGCCCGACCACCGTGAAATCGAGCCGGTCCTCGCTGCCGATATTGCCGTAGAAGACCTCGCCGACATGCAGCCCGATATAGGCCGAGGTGGTCGGGCGGCCGTCGGCGGCCCGCCTCGCATTCAGCGCCACGATGTTCTTGCGGAAAAGATGCTCGGCCCGCAGCGCCGCGCGACGCGCCGCCGCCATGTCCTCGCCGGTGAACATCGCGAGCACGCCGTCGCCGATCAGTTTCAGCACGTCGCCGCCGGCGTCGTGGATCGCATCGATCACGGCCTGCGCGTAGTCATTGAGGAACGGAATGATCTCGTCGGGCCCGATGCTCTCGCTGATCCCGGTCGAGCCGCGCAGGTCCGAATACCAGAGCACGGCGTTGATGCGCTCGGTGACGCCGCGGGAGATGCGCCCGCGCAGCACCTGCTCGGAGGCGTCACGGCCGAGATAGACGCGCCCCAGCGTGCGCACGATATCGACCTGCTGGGCGGATTTGATTGTGAGTCCCAGCACCGGCACGAGATCGCGCAGCGCCGCGAGCTCGCTCTCGCCAAAGCCCTCGGGCCGCCGCGTCGTCCAATAGGAATAGAGGCAGTCCATCTGGCCGAGAGCACCGGTCTCGCCGAAGCGATGCACGAAGGCGAGGAAATGCCGGTGGCCCTTCTCTGCGAGTTCGCCGATCTGGGAGAAATCGAGCGAGGCGGCATCCGTGAGATCGATCTGCATCTCGTCCTCGCCGTGCTCGAGCAGATGGTAGAACACGGAGCGGCGCCAGTTCTTGGCCGGATCGCCCTGCGCCGTCGATCCATACTCGACGACGTCGCTCTCGTTGGTCGGCACATCGCTCCAGCGGAAGGCACGCCCCTCATAGATCGGGTGCAGCGTGTCGATGACGACGAGGCCGCGCGACAGCTCGATCCCCTCGGCGCGGCAGCGTTCGCAGAAGCCGCGGAGCATCTCGATCTCGGGCAGTCCGGTGAGCCCCTGGGTGGTCAGCCAATTGATCAGCGTGAGGCGGGGGGTCAATTCCATAAGCCATTATAGCCGCACCTTCGTGACGGACGAAAGGCGAACCTGGTTGCGCGCAGCATCCCGCATGCCGCAGATCGAATATGCCGTGGTCGATGTTGACGTCACCCGTGCCTGGGATGCAAAAACAATTGATGTTTCCGATGTCGGCGAAGTCCAGAAGCGCGAGGACATGAGCCAGCGACAGCTTCCGATCATTCTGGCGCTCGGCACCACACAGACGCTGGCCTGGGCTTCAAGCTATTATCTGCCGGCGATCCTCGCCGATCCGATCGGGCGCGACCTTGGCGTCTCCGCCAACTGGATCTTTGGCGCCTTCTCCGCCTCGCTCGTGATCTCGGCCATGCTCGGCCCGCGCATCGGGCGGCAGATCGATCTCGTCGGCGGGCGACAGGTGCTCTCGGCCTCGAATCTGACGATTGCCGGCGGCCTCGTGCTGCTCGGCTTCTCCACCTCCGTCCCGGTGATGGTGATCGCGTGGCTCGTGCTCGGCGTTGGCATGGCGCTCGGACTCTATGACGCTGCCTTCGCCGCACTCGGGCGCATCTACGGCACCGAGGCGCGAGGCTCGATCACCGGCATCACGCTGATGGCGGGATTTGCCTCGACCGTCGGCTGGCCGCTGACGGCCTGGGGGCTTTCGCATATCGGATGGCGCGACACCTGTTTCGCCTGGGCAGCCGCCCACATCCTGATCGGCCTGCCGCTCAACCTCCTGATGCTGCCGAAGGTGAAGGGCGCCAAGGAGGTGGCGGCGACGGCCGTCAAGCCGCATATCCCGCTCGACCGCGCCATGATCCTTCTGGCTTTCGTCTTCGCCGCGGCCTGGACCGTTACCGGCGCGATGGCGGTGCACTTCCCGCGTATCCTTGAAGCCACCGGCGCGACGCCTGTCGAGGCGATCGCCGCGGGTGCCCTGATCGGGCCGGCGCAAGTCGGCGCGCGGGTTCTCGAGGCGAGCTTTCTGAGCCGCTTTCATCCGCTGTGGTCGACGCGGCTTGCCTGCATCACCCACCCGATCGGAGCGGCCGTGATCGCCATCCTCGGCGCGGCCGGCGCCAGCGCCTTTGCGCTTCTCCACGGTTCGGGCAACGGCGTGCTGACCATAGCGCGCGGAACGTTGCCGCTCGCGATCTTCGGCCCGAAGAATTACGGCTACCGGCTCGGCATCATCGGCGCGCCGGCTCGGATGGCGCAGGCCATCGCTCCGCTCGCCTTCGGTCTTCTGATCGACGTCATGGGAGCGAAGGTCCTGATCGTGTCCTCGGCTCTGAGCCTCACCGCGCTCGCGGCACTGTTCCTGGTCCACCCCGAGCGCCGGCCTTCTTGAGGCCCCTTCCCTTCGCTGCCGCTTTCGCGCAAAAGCAGGGCATGACCGACGACACCGAGCTATCAGGCACATTCAAGCGCCTCGCGCGATGGGCGACCACGCCGCCACAGGCCTATGGCGTCTATCTTGCCGCCGTCGTGCTGGTGTTTCTGCTATCGTTCTACGCGGGCACGCTGAAGCCGAAAAAGGGGCCGGAGGGTGGCCCGCCGCCGGTCGCCACGCCGAAGCGCTGAGACCTCGAGTACCGGAGAGCCACGCTATGTCGACCCCCGAGCCAATCGCACGATTCAATCCGCCGGAGCTCGGGACGCCGCCCGGCTATTCGCAAATCGTCGAGGTCAGCGCCGGCCGCCTGATCTTCGTCGCCGGCCAGACCGCCGTCGATGCCGAAGGCCAGGTGGTCGGCAAGAGCGACTTCGCTGCTCAAGTCGTGCAGGTGTTCCATAACCTCGGAATGGCGCTTGCTGCACGCGGCTGCAGCGCAGCCAATCTGGTGAAGCTCACCGTCTTCCTGACCGACATGAACAACCTCGCCGCCTATCGCGAGGCGCGCAATCGCTTCTTTGCGACCGTCATGCCGCCGGCTGCTCCCGCCATTACACTGGTGGAAGTTTCACAACTCTATGGTCCCGATTTCCTGATCGAGATCGAGGCCATCGCGGCGGCCTGAACAATCAGAGAGGCTGCGAAAGGCTAGTCGTAGAACTCCGGCGCCATCTTCAGGCTGTCGCGCTGTGCTTTGTCGTGGTTGATCCAGAGTTGGCCTTTCTCCTTCGCAAGCACCTCGGCGATCTTCTGCATCGAGGCAAGCGTCTGGTCCTTGCTGACGTTCATGCCGGGCACCACACGATTGTCCCAGTTGCTTTTGAAGTGCACGGCATCGCCCGACAGCAAGACCGCGCCGGTCTTCGGCAGTTTCACCAGCAGCGATTGATGGCCCGGGGTATGGCCGGGCGTCGAGAGAATGGTCAGGCTGCCGTCGCCGAACACGTCCTTATCGCCGGACAGCAGCACGACGGGATGCGACGGCTGGAAGCGCGGCTCGTTGTTGGGACCGGGCCATTCATATTCAACTTTCTGAACATGAAGGACGGCCTGCGGAAACAACTCGACATTGCCGGTGTGGTCGGGATGCGTGTGTGACACCGCCATCCATTTGATGTCCCCAGGTTTGAGCCCAAGATGTTCGAGTTGCGCAACGAGCGTCTTCGGCCGGCGCCAGACCGTCGCCTTCGGGTCGGAGGGAACGAGGCCATTGGGCATCGATGCGACCGCATCCGGGACACCGGTGTCCCAGAGGAACCAGCCCTGGCTGTGCCTGATGAGATAGCAGTTATCGACGAAGTCCATGGGCTTTCCTTCGTTCGCGCCGGGAGTCCAGCGCGACACGTCGCTGGTGGCGCCCTCCCCGCAATTGAGGATGTAGAGCCGTTCGACACCGGGCTTTTCCGACTGGGCCGGGGCTGCTTTGGCGGACAGGACGAGCGCCACGGCGACGAGAACGAGTTTGATCGAACGTGTCATTGTTGTTCCTTCCATCCGGTGGTCGACCGGACCGGTCGACCGGAATCAAACCCCGACCGGGGCCGAAAAGTCCGGTGTCGACGGCGGTTTCAGGGATGCAACCTTGACTGGCCTCGGCCGGCCGGACGCGCCAGATCGCAAGACAACGTCGTCCGCGTCATGGCGGATCGAGGTTGCCGAGGCCGCGCTCTTCGTCGGGAGGATAAACCGGGACATGCGGGGCCGGGAATGGCGACCCGGCCGCCGCGTTGGCAACGTGCCGCGCGAGTTGCGGCGCGGCTGCGCTGGTGCCGATCAAACGAAAGACGGTGCCGCTCCTGTTACCCCTGGCGAGCACCCCGCTCAGGGCACAAGAATCGTCGCAAGGCAGGAGGTAATCCGGCCCGACGCGGCGCTTCAGAGGACCCGGGCGTGCACGCCCTGCCGATGAATAGGACGACTTGCGCTCATTGGAGAGAATATAGCCCCCCGCAACATGCACACCATCGTCCTTTGCGGTGGCAATGCCGTTGAGGGTACCATGGCGACGGATCAGCGATCCGTGCTTGT
This genomic interval from Bradyrhizobium sp. CB82 contains the following:
- a CDS encoding RidA family protein, yielding MSTPEPIARFNPPELGTPPGYSQIVEVSAGRLIFVAGQTAVDAEGQVVGKSDFAAQVVQVFHNLGMALAARGCSAANLVKLTVFLTDMNNLAAYREARNRFFATVMPPAAPAITLVEVSQLYGPDFLIEIEAIAAA
- a CDS encoding N-acyl homoserine lactonase family protein, which produces MTRSIKLVLVAVALVLSAKAAPAQSEKPGVERLYILNCGEGATSDVSRWTPGANEGKPMDFVDNCYLIRHSQGWFLWDTGVPDAVASMPNGLVPSDPKATVWRRPKTLVAQLEHLGLKPGDIKWMAVSHTHPDHTGNVELFPQAVLHVQKVEYEWPGPNNEPRFQPSHPVVLLSGDKDVFGDGSLTILSTPGHTPGHQSLLVKLPKTGAVLLSGDAVHFKSNWDNRVVPGMNVSKDQTLASMQKIAEVLAKEKGQLWINHDKAQRDSLKMAPEFYD
- a CDS encoding MFS transporter, which codes for MSTTPRLPDTFNRLAWSNLAAQSAEQIALAAAPIVAVLTLGVAEGETGLLQTALTLPFVLFAIPAGLLADRISRRALMAGAEALRAAALAAIVLLIALGALNLSLLAALGFAAVCGTVVYSVAAPALVPSLVQADALSAANARIELARTIAFASGPALGGALVGWCGASPAFGFAATLSAIAVVLLAGLYEPARAPVPRRHPLQEIREGATFVFHHPLLRPVFVTQFIFNTGWFLQLAVFVPYAVRHLGMSATGVGVVLAMYGVGMVIGALVATRVMQRLAFGTVVGLGPVTGFVAAVVMALTVPVPAAWLAGLSFFLLGVGPILWVISTTTLRQSVTPPRLLGRVSAINIMSYGARPLGSALGAIVGGLYSAEACLYLAAAIFAVQVLVIWLSPSVALDRQPEMVNDAAPVRC
- a CDS encoding adenylate/guanylate cyclase domain-containing protein; its protein translation is MELTPRLTLINWLTTQGLTGLPEIEMLRGFCERCRAEGIELSRGLVVIDTLHPIYEGRAFRWSDVPTNESDVVEYGSTAQGDPAKNWRRSVFYHLLEHGEDEMQIDLTDAASLDFSQIGELAEKGHRHFLAFVHRFGETGALGQMDCLYSYWTTRRPEGFGESELAALRDLVPVLGLTIKSAQQVDIVRTLGRVYLGRDASEQVLRGRISRGVTERINAVLWYSDLRGSTGISESIGPDEIIPFLNDYAQAVIDAIHDAGGDVLKLIGDGVLAMFTGEDMAAARRAALRAEHLFRKNIVALNARRAADGRPTTSAYIGLHVGEVFYGNIGSEDRLDFTVVGPTVNEVSRIASMSRSVDRELLASAEFYAGLDAAGRRYLVSTGRYALRGIGRAQDLYTLDPDIDTSEPVTGSYERYLAG
- a CDS encoding MFS transporter; protein product: MSQRQLPIILALGTTQTLAWASSYYLPAILADPIGRDLGVSANWIFGAFSASLVISAMLGPRIGRQIDLVGGRQVLSASNLTIAGGLVLLGFSTSVPVMVIAWLVLGVGMALGLYDAAFAALGRIYGTEARGSITGITLMAGFASTVGWPLTAWGLSHIGWRDTCFAWAAAHILIGLPLNLLMLPKVKGAKEVAATAVKPHIPLDRAMILLAFVFAAAWTVTGAMAVHFPRILEATGATPVEAIAAGALIGPAQVGARVLEASFLSRFHPLWSTRLACITHPIGAAVIAILGAAGASAFALLHGSGNGVLTIARGTLPLAIFGPKNYGYRLGIIGAPARMAQAIAPLAFGLLIDVMGAKVLIVSSALSLTALAALFLVHPERRPS
- a CDS encoding Nramp family divalent metal transporter, which translates into the protein MDARSPDLTPDAAGWRTDAPITKSLAEVNGTVAIPAAAAWWRRLLAFVGPGYLVSVGYMDPGNWATDLAGGSKFGYTLLSVILLSNLMAILLQSLAARLGIVTDRDLAQACRATYSPAVNWLLWLACEAAIIACDLAEVIGTAIALKLLFGIPLIGGALIAALDAFLLLLLMNRGFRFLEAFVIALLVVIAVCFAIQIAAAAPPVAEVIRGFAPRTEIFTNPEMLYIAIGIIGATVMPHNLYLHSSIVQTRAYERTEEGRREAITWATTDSTVALMLALFINAAILVVAAATFHKSGHSDVAEIGKAFELLSPLLGLGVASTLFAVALLASGLNSTVTATLAGQIVMEGFLDLRLPSWARRLLTRGVAIIPVIAVTALYGEQGTGQLLVFSQVVLSMQLPFAVIPLVRFVSDRRKMGEFAISPVVAAIAWIVTGVIVILNLKLLFEMMFG